A portion of the Nitratidesulfovibrio termitidis HI1 genome contains these proteins:
- a CDS encoding outer membrane homotrimeric porin yields MKRIIMIVAVAMLLCGSAVGASAADIKAKGQWDFSFEWLDNPDFQSAENGGPNEDTFHAAQRLRTQIDVIASESLRGVIYFEIGDTVWGRNDGALGADGKSVEVKRSYIDWLVPDTTLKVRMGIQGLALPGAVAGSPVLDDDVAALTLSYQASDMVGVTVFWARPYDDQSGEAGNTRYDEADLFGIVVPVTLDGAKITPWGMYGAIGRDIAGNGANTASLNQAAYGLRPVNPNPSDVPTGSFGQETDAWWGGISFEVSMLSPWSFKLDAMYGNVESDDEGMDRSGWMVIGAVDYKMDMVTPGIFAWYATGDDDDETNGSERMPYIVPDFGPTSFGFDKVGAPINTDSLASVSGTGMWGIGVQFADISFMENLKHTVRIVYMTGTNDEDMVANAGLGSPVMAFNGLYMTDKDHAWEVNFDHFYKIYENLDLLVEMSYINADLDEDVWNNDFDDAWRLGFNLKYSF; encoded by the coding sequence ATGAAACGCATCATCATGATTGTGGCCGTAGCCATGCTGCTGTGCGGCAGCGCCGTCGGCGCTTCGGCTGCCGATATCAAGGCCAAGGGACAGTGGGACTTCAGCTTCGAATGGTTGGATAACCCCGACTTCCAGAGCGCTGAAAACGGTGGCCCCAACGAAGACACCTTCCACGCCGCCCAGCGGCTGCGCACGCAGATCGACGTCATCGCCAGCGAGAGCCTGCGTGGCGTGATCTACTTCGAAATCGGCGATACTGTCTGGGGACGCAACGACGGCGCCCTCGGCGCCGACGGCAAATCCGTGGAAGTGAAGCGTTCGTACATCGACTGGCTGGTGCCCGATACCACCCTCAAGGTGCGCATGGGTATCCAGGGGCTGGCGCTGCCCGGCGCCGTGGCCGGTTCTCCGGTCCTCGACGACGACGTGGCCGCCCTTACTCTCTCCTACCAGGCCAGCGACATGGTCGGCGTGACTGTCTTCTGGGCGCGCCCCTATGATGACCAGAGCGGCGAGGCTGGCAACACGCGGTACGACGAGGCCGACCTCTTCGGTATCGTGGTGCCCGTTACGCTCGACGGCGCCAAGATCACCCCGTGGGGCATGTACGGCGCCATTGGCCGTGACATTGCCGGAAATGGAGCCAATACCGCTTCCTTGAACCAGGCTGCCTATGGCCTGCGCCCCGTGAACCCCAATCCGAGCGATGTCCCGACCGGCAGCTTCGGTCAGGAAACCGACGCGTGGTGGGGCGGTATTTCGTTCGAAGTCAGCATGCTCTCGCCTTGGTCGTTCAAGCTTGATGCCATGTACGGCAATGTGGAGAGCGACGACGAAGGCATGGATCGTTCGGGCTGGATGGTGATTGGCGCCGTCGACTACAAGATGGACATGGTGACCCCCGGCATTTTCGCGTGGTACGCCACTGGTGACGACGACGACGAAACCAACGGCTCCGAGCGCATGCCGTACATCGTGCCCGACTTCGGCCCCACCTCGTTCGGCTTCGACAAGGTGGGCGCGCCCATCAACACCGATTCCCTGGCCTCTGTCAGCGGTACCGGCATGTGGGGCATTGGCGTGCAGTTTGCCGACATCTCCTTCATGGAGAACCTGAAGCACACCGTGCGCATTGTCTACATGACCGGCACCAACGATGAGGACATGGTCGCCAACGCTGGCCTGGGTTCGCCCGTGATGGCTTTCAATGGTCTGTACATGACGGACAAGGACCACGCCTGGGAAGTGAACTTCGATCATTTCTACAAGATTTACGAGAACCTGGACCTCCTCGTCGAAATGAGCTACATCAACGCCGATCTTGACGAAGATGTCTGGAACAACGATTTCGATGACGCTTGGCGGCTCGGCTTCAACCTGAAGTACAGCTTCTAG